The following are from one region of the Orenia metallireducens genome:
- the yedF gene encoding sulfurtransferase-like selenium metabolism protein YedF, translating into MKELDVRGLVCPKPVIETKKALEKDDELLVLLDDQVAKDNVMKLAKKLNCQVTLLEESDEYRLTIKKVDGIVDKKEETKGKVYFISTDILGKGEEELGQALMKGFISTLLEINPLPAKIIFINSGVKIPTLNEQAKEHLQELIEQGVEVVACGACLNYYGLTEKLEVGTITNMYEIVESLNNGDVVSL; encoded by the coding sequence ATGAAAGAACTTGATGTAAGAGGATTAGTCTGTCCTAAGCCGGTAATTGAGACTAAAAAGGCTTTAGAGAAAGATGATGAATTATTGGTATTGCTAGATGATCAAGTTGCCAAGGATAATGTAATGAAGTTAGCTAAGAAATTAAATTGTCAGGTTACTTTATTAGAAGAAAGCGATGAATATCGGCTAACTATTAAAAAAGTTGATGGTATTGTAGATAAAAAAGAAGAAACTAAGGGAAAGGTCTATTTTATTAGTACAGATATCTTAGGAAAGGGTGAAGAAGAGCTCGGTCAAGCCTTGATGAAGGGATTTATTAGTACTTTGTTAGAAATAAACCCATTGCCAGCTAAGATTATCTTTATCAACTCAGGTGTTAAGATTCCTACATTAAATGAGCAGGCTAAGGAGCATTTACAAGAGCTAATAGAGCAAGGGGTAGAGGTTGTAGCCTGTGGAGCTTGCTTGAACTATTATGGCTTAACGGAAAAATTAGAGGTAGGTACTATTACCAATATGTATGAAATTGTTGAGAGTCTAAATAATGGGGATGTAGTATCATTATAG
- a CDS encoding C-GCAxxG-C-C family protein yields MNQEQNNLIESARQQAEGYFKKGDYYCSEAVLTTINQLLGEELPPEIVKLASGFPVGIGKSKCLCGAISGGVMALGLKYGRTEPKAEMPSNSFLRSEGLHDYIKDKYGSTCCRVITAKFKDFASPERVEHCIGITGDVAAWVMSKFIEDGVLINN; encoded by the coding sequence ATGAATCAGGAACAAAATAATTTAATTGAAAGTGCCCGTCAACAAGCAGAAGGATATTTTAAAAAAGGAGATTATTACTGTTCAGAAGCGGTGTTGACAACTATCAACCAATTATTGGGAGAAGAATTACCACCAGAGATTGTAAAGTTGGCTTCAGGATTTCCAGTAGGAATCGGTAAATCAAAATGTTTATGTGGGGCTATAAGTGGTGGAGTAATGGCCTTGGGGTTAAAGTATGGAAGGACAGAGCCAAAAGCTGAGATGCCAAGTAACTCTTTTCTTAGAAGTGAAGGGCTCCATGATTACATTAAGGATAAGTATGGTTCTACCTGTTGTAGAGTGATTACTGCTAAGTTTAAAGATTTTGCTAGTCCAGAGAGGGTTGAGCATTGCATTGGGATTACAGGAGATGTAGCTGCTTGGGTAATGAGTAAGTTTATTGAAGATGGAGTTTTGATTAATAATTGA
- a CDS encoding aminotransferase class V-fold PLP-dependent enzyme yields MIYVNNAATTCPKPERVYQAINSCMREVGYNPGRSGGVGISRIEREIFDVRSKVAKLINAPNSSRVIFTSGATEALNLGIKGILKQDDHVITTELEHNSVLRPLRKLERSNMIELSIVQVDQKGRLNLKQLEDQIQENTRLIVTTHASNVIGNVIDIGRIGELAHQRGITYLVDAAQTAGVVEIDIEEMKIDLLALAGHKSLYGPTGIGALYIKEGVELDTLIEGGTGSDSLSTYQPILLPDRYEAGTLNTMGIIGLGAGIDFLMETGVAKIRAEELELAKRFITGLEKIDDIIIYGDLDVEERVGVVSFNLKGIAAADVAYILENQFDILVRAGLHCAPLLHQALNTKDIGMVRVSFSYFNTEEEVDIILDVLSKISKDKEEFSL; encoded by the coding sequence ATGATATATGTTAATAATGCTGCTACCACTTGTCCTAAGCCAGAAAGAGTCTATCAAGCAATCAACTCTTGTATGAGAGAGGTAGGCTATAATCCTGGAAGGTCTGGTGGAGTTGGTATATCTAGAATTGAGAGAGAAATATTTGATGTTAGAAGTAAGGTTGCCAAGTTAATTAATGCTCCTAATTCTTCAAGGGTTATCTTTACTTCTGGTGCTACTGAAGCATTGAATTTAGGGATAAAAGGAATTTTAAAACAAGATGATCATGTAATCACCACAGAACTTGAACATAATTCTGTACTACGCCCTTTAAGGAAGTTAGAAAGAAGTAATATGATTGAGTTAAGCATTGTTCAAGTCGATCAAAAAGGTAGATTGAATTTAAAGCAGTTAGAGGATCAAATCCAAGAAAATACTCGCTTGATAGTAACTACCCATGCTTCTAATGTAATTGGAAACGTAATTGATATTGGAAGGATTGGGGAATTAGCCCATCAGAGAGGGATTACCTATCTAGTCGATGCTGCCCAGACAGCAGGTGTAGTTGAGATAGATATTGAGGAGATGAAGATAGATTTATTGGCTTTAGCAGGGCACAAATCTTTATATGGTCCTACAGGGATAGGTGCTTTATATATTAAGGAAGGTGTTGAATTAGATACATTGATAGAGGGTGGAACAGGTAGTGACTCCCTATCTACTTACCAGCCTATTCTCTTACCAGATAGATATGAAGCAGGTACTCTTAATACTATGGGGATTATTGGTTTAGGTGCAGGGATTGATTTTTTGATGGAGACTGGAGTTGCTAAGATTAGAGCAGAAGAATTGGAACTAGCTAAGAGGTTTATAACAGGGCTAGAGAAAATAGATGATATTATAATTTATGGTGATTTAGATGTGGAAGAGAGAGTGGGGGTTGTAAGCTTTAATCTAAAAGGGATAGCTGCAGCTGATGTGGCTTATATTTTAGAGAATCAATTTGATATATTGGTTAGAGCAGGATTACATTGTGCCCCTTTACTTCATCAAGCCTTGAATACTAAAGATATAGGTATGGTTAGAGTCAGTTTTTCCTATTTTAATACAGAAGAAGAGGTAGATATTATCTTAGATGTTTTATCTAAGATAAGTAAGGATAAGGAGGAGTTTAGTTTATGA
- a CDS encoding TDT family transporter, producing MPEILKQVPVSIARLMLGLAGLGNLIQVYGSQYRYLAGILATLIALLLIANFFVDKEGFLPQLENSIVASVFPTFSMAIMILATYIVPFSSQVALYFWYGGIILHILLMVLFSIGFIFNFDIRKVFPSYFIVYLGIVVASVTAPTFNYIQLGQIIFWVDFSFYMVLLPTVTYRVLVIREIKKAALPTISIFTAPAGLCLAGYMSVFANKNLMIVGG from the coding sequence ATGCCAGAAATTTTGAAACAGGTGCCAGTATCAATAGCAAGGTTGATGCTTGGTTTAGCTGGTTTAGGTAATCTTATCCAGGTCTATGGTAGTCAATATCGTTATCTAGCTGGAATATTAGCCACATTAATAGCTTTACTGCTAATCGCTAATTTCTTTGTTGACAAGGAGGGCTTTTTACCTCAATTAGAGAATTCCATTGTAGCTAGTGTTTTCCCGACCTTCTCTATGGCAATTATGATTTTAGCCACTTATATAGTTCCTTTTTCTTCTCAAGTAGCTTTGTATTTCTGGTATGGAGGAATTATTCTACATATCTTATTAATGGTTTTATTCTCTATTGGCTTTATCTTCAACTTTGATATCAGAAAAGTCTTTCCTAGCTATTTTATCGTTTATCTGGGAATAGTAGTAGCTAGTGTAACTGCTCCAACCTTTAATTATATACAACTAGGGCAGATAATCTTCTGGGTTGATTTTTCTTTTTATATGGTTTTACTCCCGACAGTCACTTATCGGGTTTTAGTTATTAGAGAGATTAAGAAGGCTGCTTTACCTACTATCTCTATCTTTACAGCCCCTGCTGGTCTCTGTTTGGCAGGATATATGAGCGTTTTTGCTAATAAAAATTTGATGATAGTAGGGGGCTGA